A segment of the Desulfurococcus mucosus DSM 2162 genome:
TCATGATAGTATTAATCATTCTGACACAGTGGCTCGCCAGAAAGGTGACTGCGAGGATACAGTTCAGGAGGGGGCCGGTGTACGCTGGCGTGGCCGGGGTCCTCCAGCCGCTGGCCGATCTCCTGAAACTAGTGGTGAAGAAGGATCTCGTCAACAAGTATAGTCTCAAGGCAAGCCCCCTGATAGTGATATCCCTTGCAATAGGTGCACTAGTAGTGATACCCTCAGCCACACCCCTAGCCATTCAACCGCTTCACGCCGAATACGATGCGATCGTAGTCCTCTACCTACTCCTACTAATACCCTTCGGGCTAGCATACCTGGCTGCAGCGCATCCAAACCCGTATACGGCTATAGGTGTTGGACGCTACATAGCACTACTCTTATCCAGTGAGCCAGCGTACGCGTTGACAATACTGGTCCCCGTTATACTGGCATCCAGGCACTATGGTGCAGGCTACTCGCTCTACTATACTTCACTGGTCTCACACATGCTCTGGGCGATTAGCCCGTTGAAAACAGTCTCCATGGCACTGGCCACGGCGGCAGGCTTCCTCGGCTTGATGAGCATGCTGATGGTTAAGCCGTTTGACACGCCTGAGGCCGAGTCAGAGCTGTACTGGGGCATGTTCACGGAGCTCGGGGGGCCTAGGCTGGCACTAGGCTTCTTCGCGAAGTTCGCTGAGAGAATAGTTTACCCCTTAATATACACACTGCTATTCCTCGGGGGAGCATGGCCCTTCACCGTTGGAGACTGGCTGCCAGCATCCATAATCATACTGGCTAAAACAATCGCCGTGTTCACGGTGCTCACAGTGATAGATGCAGCGCTGCCGAGGTATAAGCCTGAGCAAGCCGTCAGATTCCTGTGGAAGTACCTCTACCCTGCATCCATAATTTCGCTTACACTAGCCCTTATATGACGCCACGGCGCCTAAGGCGGGTTCCTGAAAAACCATGAGAGATCCGCCGGCCGCCTCCTCCTAACTCCTCCATCAATCAATCCATGAGCTATCAGGGGTAACGCTATGGTTGCATCGACATAGACCACTTTCTTCTTGGCTCTCGGCGACACCTTACCCCAGCTCACAGCTTCCTCCAGTGTAGCCCCGCTCAACCCTCCCCACTGGGGTGCATCCGTGGTGAACTGGACCACGTACTCGAGGCTCTTATAGTAGTCGTGCCTCCCCTCCTCATACTCCCCTATCAGTGTCTGAGCAACGGTCACCAGGTTCACGTAGTCCTTGGGGACGCCTCCACCGATATATATCGCAGAGAGCTTCCCAGCCCTCCTACCTATCTCGACAAGCTGGTGGAAATCCCTCACCATGTCAAGTACCACTCTGTGCCCCCTCCTATACGCTAAAACAGCTGCCATACCGTACCCGCTGTCAACGAGAGCCGGGGAGAAGACCGGGACCCCTGCCCTATATGCTGCTGCAACAATGCTGTCGACACCCCTCTCATTCAGATACCTGCCGAACTCGTGGAGGAACTCAGCCGTACTATATGGTCTCCCAGCAGGCAGCGACTCAATGAACTCCTGTATAAGCCTCTCCATCTTCCTATAGTCCTCTTCACTGGCCACGGTGTCGTAGAACCTGTCATACTTGTACTTGAGGAGCTCCTCATCATTGACGCATGGATGAGTCTTATAGTACTTGAAGCCCATGGCCTCATATATGTCCTCACTTATTATCGCACCCGTTGAAACCACGACGTCCACATACCTCTCCTCAATAAGCCACTTGATTATCCTCCACATGCCTGCAGTACTCATTGAGCCAGCCAACCCGAGGAACACGAGGTTATCCTCATCGCTGAACATATCTATGAGAACCCGGTAAGCCTCCCCTAGACTCCTCCCCTGGAACGCTGTATCCCCCATCTCGAGGAGGAGCTCGTGCAGCCCTCTGCGCTTAACATCCATGCTCCTGACTTCACCCATTATGAAGCCGGGTTCACCCATGCTTCAACCCCGAGATAATACAACTCCGCCATGAAATAAAAACACTTAGCTAGGAGCACGCAGGGGAGTGCCGCCGCCGGGACTTGAACCCGGGGCAACCGGATCTCCCCTGGGCAGACCTCGGTACGGACCCGTGGACCCCGTATGAGTCCGGCGCTCTGACCAGGCTGAGCTACGGCGGCACCAATCCATATTATTCATTACTGGGAGGCTTATAAGCTTGTAGACACAGCGCCCCCAGCTCCACGTGCATCAACCTAGACGTGGAAACACTTATAATCCTCTCCAACCACTTAAGAGATAACGGTCGCAAGGGCCCGTCGCCTAGCCAGGATAGGGCGCCGGCCTCCTAAGCCGGAGGCCCGGGGTTCGAATCCCCGCGGGCCCGTAGCCCTCCATAATCCCAGTCCTCCACGCCGATGCCCACCCAGGGCTCCAGGAGGATGAAATGCGTGGTCAACGTGTTCGATGCAACTGCATGGTGGAGAGCCGGGGGCGGGATTCGAACCCGCGGATAAACGGGTCTCCGTGAACCCCTTTGCAGTGGGTGTGCCCTGCAGCCCGCCGCCTTAGACCGCTCGGCCACCCCGGCTTCACTAATTAGATAGTGCTTTACTCCTTATAAATTGAAAAATAGTTGGGGTAACTGGCGCTAGCCCGCTACCAGCCTTATAAGCACTGTGAACGGTAAGAGTAGCAGTGATGAAGCCAGGATGAGTACTATACCGATCCTAGCCATCTCATAGTTCTTGAAGTAGCCGTATGAGTACGCTATCGCGTTAGGCGGCGTGTTAGCTGGCAGCAGGAACGCGTAGCAGGAGGCGATTCCGGCGACCACGCCGGCGATAACGGGGTCAACGCCCGTTGCCTTAGCGACACCTATGGCCACGGGCACCATGGTCGAAGACGTAGCGGTGATACTGCTGAACACCGTTATGCTGAGCCCCGATACCACGGAGATTACTAGTAGCACACCGTACTCTGGGAGCCCCGAGGTATGGGCTGCCACAGCTCTCGCGATGACGTCTACAACCCCTGTATCCCTTAAACCAGCACCTAGTGCTAGGCCACCGGCTATCAGGAAGAGTACTCCCCAGTCAGCCTTCTCGGAGATATCGCTCCAGGACAGCACGCCTATCACCGGGAAGGAGAACAATGCTATGGCGAGCAGCGACACTATGTAGGTCCAGCCTGA
Coding sequences within it:
- a CDS encoding complex I subunit 1/NuoH family protein, whose protein sequence is MVNPLTLVFQSLIYPGLFFMIVLIILTQWLARKVTARIQFRRGPVYAGVAGVLQPLADLLKLVVKKDLVNKYSLKASPLIVISLAIGALVVIPSATPLAIQPLHAEYDAIVVLYLLLLIPFGLAYLAAAHPNPYTAIGVGRYIALLLSSEPAYALTILVPVILASRHYGAGYSLYYTSLVSHMLWAISPLKTVSMALATAAGFLGLMSMLMVKPFDTPEAESELYWGMFTELGGPRLALGFFAKFAERIVYPLIYTLLFLGGAWPFTVGDWLPASIIILAKTIAVFTVLTVIDAALPRYKPEQAVRFLWKYLYPASIISLTLALI
- a CDS encoding deoxyhypusine synthase, whose protein sequence is MGEPGFIMGEVRSMDVKRRGLHELLLEMGDTAFQGRSLGEAYRVLIDMFSDEDNLVFLGLAGSMSTAGMWRIIKWLIEERYVDVVVSTGAIISEDIYEAMGFKYYKTHPCVNDEELLKYKYDRFYDTVASEEDYRKMERLIQEFIESLPAGRPYSTAEFLHEFGRYLNERGVDSIVAAAYRAGVPVFSPALVDSGYGMAAVLAYRRGHRVVLDMVRDFHQLVEIGRRAGKLSAIYIGGGVPKDYVNLVTVAQTLIGEYEEGRHDYYKSLEYVVQFTTDAPQWGGLSGATLEEAVSWGKVSPRAKKKVVYVDATIALPLIAHGLIDGGVRRRRPADLSWFFRNPP